From one Lolium rigidum isolate FL_2022 chromosome 4, APGP_CSIRO_Lrig_0.1, whole genome shotgun sequence genomic stretch:
- the LOC124650005 gene encoding WAT1-related protein At1g44800-like encodes MELAGKWRKVMPYLAMVFLQFGFAGLFLISVASLRQGMSHYVLVVYRNAVAAVVMAPFALWFERKTRAKMTLSLFGKVLALALLEPVLDQNFFYMGANSTSASFSSALTNILPAVTFVNAILLRMERINIRERRSQAKIAGTLITVGGALLMILFSGPVVNFPWTKHSAGHAIADSASHSSGRWLMGIFMILLSCFCWSAFFILQSHTLRSYPSELSLTTLICGMGVMQSGAVALVMEHDMKAWAIGFDMRLFTAVYSGIMCSGVAYYVQGIVIQERGPVFVTAFSPLCMIIVTVLGSFILSEVITLGRIIGAMVIVIGVYALIWGKSNDHVNQVERDDDFEKHKAFELPFTATSITKESNLDRI; translated from the exons ATGGAACTCGCCGGGAAATGGAGGAAAGTGATGCCTTACCTGGCCATGGTCTTCCTCCAGTTCGGCTTCGCCGGCCTCTTCCTCATCTCCGTCGCCTCGCTGCGGCAGGGCATGAGCCACTACGTCCTCGTCGTCTACCGGaatgccgtcgccgccgtcgtcatgGCGCCCTTCGCGCTATGGTTTGAGAG GAAAACAAGGGCCAAAATGACCCTCTCACTGTTCGGCAAGGTCCTCGCGCTGGCGCTACTTGA GCCTGTGCTTGACCAGAACTTCTTCTACATGGGAGCCAATAGCACGTCGGCGAGCTTCTCGTCGGCGCTCACCAACATATTGCCTGCCGTAACATTTGTAAACGCCATACTACTCAG GATGGAGAGAATAAACATCAGGGAGCGGCGGAGCCAGGCGAAGATCGCCGGCACTCTGATCACTGTCGGGGGAGCGTTGCTCATGATACTCTTCAGCGGCCCCGTGGTCAACTTCCCGTGGACGAAGCACTCCGCCGGCCACGCCATCGCGGACAGCGCCAGCCACAGCAGCGGCCGCTGGCTCATGGGCATCTTCATGATCCTGCTGAGCTGCTTCTGCTGGTCCGCCTTCTTCATACTCCAG TCGCACACGTTGAGGAGTTACCCGTCGGAGCTGTCCCTGACGACGTTGATATGCGGCATGGGGGTGATGCAGAGCGGTGCGGTGGCGCTGGTGATGGAGCATGACATGAAGGCTTGGGCCATCGGCTTCGACATGAGGCTCTTCACCGCCGTCTACTCT GGGATCATGTGTTCTGGGGTTGCTTACTATGTGCAAGGGATAGTGATCCAGGAGAGGGGCCCGGTGTTCGTCACTGCTTTCAGCCCTCTCTGCATGATCATAGTCACCGTGCTAGGCTCTTTCATTCTCTCCGAGGTGATCACACTGGGAAG GATTATTGGCGCTATGGTTATTGTTATCGGTGTCTACGCTCTCATCTGGGGCAAGAGCAACGATCATGTGAACCAAGTCGAGCGAGACGACGACTTTGAGAagcacaaagcttttgagctaccgTTTACTGCGACAAGCATTACCAAGGAAAGCAACCTCGATCGCATTTGA